The proteins below come from a single Methanolobus chelungpuianus genomic window:
- the mtrE gene encoding tetrahydromethanopterin S-methyltransferase subunit E, with amino-acid sequence MEPLTSMGVMALIGAAATIAGASEDLESDVGSQSNPNSQVQLAPQMMYPHRIYNKAISGEPPSNALMCAIGGTTASVLMSTGASVILALAVGAIVAAAVHGTYSVTGYFGRCASQKRFKQPIYLDIIRSHTPVIMGYAFITTFCILVVSYLMTAVMGHPFSLPLLAFIWGITVGSIGSSTGDVHYGAEREFQNVEFGSGLNAANSGKIVRKAESGIRNGIDNSWFCAKFGGPATGIAFGMVVFLSGWITVVFDPSINESLGWESIIAGVVIVLLLVIWNRKIEVAARGAFGAYKKDEEAEVAA; translated from the coding sequence ATGGAACCGCTCACAAGTATGGGCGTAATGGCACTGATAGGAGCCGCGGCAACTATTGCCGGTGCCTCTGAGGACCTTGAATCTGACGTAGGATCCCAGAGTAACCCGAACTCCCAGGTGCAATTAGCGCCCCAGATGATGTATCCACACAGGATCTACAACAAAGCTATTTCTGGTGAACCACCATCGAACGCACTCATGTGTGCAATTGGTGGAACTACTGCTTCCGTCCTGATGAGTACTGGTGCGTCTGTCATCCTGGCACTGGCCGTAGGAGCCATTGTCGCGGCAGCCGTGCATGGTACTTACTCAGTTACAGGTTATTTTGGCAGATGTGCAAGTCAAAAACGTTTCAAACAACCAATCTATCTTGATATAATAAGATCACACACACCCGTCATCATGGGATATGCATTCATTACCACATTCTGTATACTTGTTGTGTCATATCTGATGACAGCCGTTATGGGACACCCGTTCTCACTTCCACTGCTGGCATTCATCTGGGGAATCACTGTCGGTTCGATAGGATCTTCCACAGGAGACGTCCACTATGGTGCAGAGCGTGAATTCCAGAACGTGGAGTTCGGATCAGGTCTGAACGCTGCAAACTCCGGTAAGATCGTGAGGAAAGCAGAGTCTGGTATCAGGAATGGTATCGACAACTCCTGGTTCTGTGCCAAGTTCGGAGGACCTGCAACAGGAATTGCCTTCGGTATGGTAGTCTTCCTCAGCGGATGGATAACTGTCGTATTCGACCCCTCCATCAATGAATCCCTGGGATGGGAATCCATCATAGCAGGTGTCGTCATTGTACTGCTGCTCGTTATATGGAACAGGAAGATCGAAGTGGCTGCCCGTGGTGCATTCGGAGCTTACAAGAAAGATGAAGAAGCAGAGGTGGCAGCTTGA
- a CDS encoding DUF5402 family protein → MTIADKLSKSRGQLENRLRNILAKPVFLIEADIFSLPCGCCGITLNTRGLQVDDLEIFEEHITGYFKTASQDLEVEPAFLFARLVPGTAEIASLNSRLLCGRCYMDFARSSGKMPRPDIYILNFDRRE, encoded by the coding sequence ATGACAATAGCGGACAAATTATCAAAGAGTCGCGGGCAACTTGAGAACAGACTGCGGAACATTCTTGCCAAACCCGTATTCCTTATAGAAGCGGATATCTTTTCACTTCCCTGCGGATGCTGCGGCATTACTCTGAACACAAGAGGACTGCAGGTCGATGACCTTGAGATATTCGAAGAGCATATCACAGGCTATTTCAAAACGGCATCCCAGGACCTTGAAGTTGAGCCAGCGTTCCTTTTTGCAAGGCTTGTGCCGGGCACTGCCGAAATAGCATCCCTCAATTCCCGTCTGCTCTGCGGCAGGTGCTATATGGACTTTGCCCGAAGCAGCGGAAAAATGCCGAGACCGGATATATATATACTTAACTTTGACCGCAGGGAATGA
- a CDS encoding peptidase U32 family protein, translating to MKLYVPHVGHMQGLQDLLEGPEDIYAVYMAGTPDYVGTGRTNLSAPGLEDIREQTEYAHDKGVKMEVVLNSSCMGGQHLTPQGFNKVSWYFGQLSKIGIDSITVAEPYFVEMLSREYDMEVVVSVLSFVDSPQKAEFYEELGADTIVIDPAINRDFRKLEAIKESVSCGLKLLVNEGCLYQCPFRYAHFNFFSHANGPGPKLNVLDDYYYYKCLSLRINDPQQLIKSPWIRPEDLKEYEHITDTFKIGGRTHFPNWILNNVRAYTGRHYDGNLMDLLDCPKDIRDLFYIPNTELEGAISQWKRCDKVCIRCGYCRKLAEKVVKVYSAGNTPEELQPLHKKGNI from the coding sequence ATGAAACTTTACGTACCGCACGTCGGACATATGCAGGGACTGCAGGATCTTCTGGAAGGTCCTGAGGACATCTACGCAGTCTATATGGCCGGAACACCCGATTATGTAGGGACGGGAAGGACGAACCTCAGCGCGCCGGGCCTTGAGGATATACGCGAGCAGACAGAGTACGCGCATGACAAGGGCGTGAAGATGGAGGTCGTTCTCAACAGCTCATGCATGGGCGGGCAGCACCTTACGCCGCAGGGCTTCAATAAGGTCAGCTGGTATTTCGGCCAGCTCAGCAAGATCGGTATTGATTCTATCACTGTGGCAGAACCGTACTTCGTAGAAATGCTCTCAAGGGAATATGATATGGAAGTGGTCGTTTCAGTGCTTTCATTCGTGGACTCTCCCCAGAAGGCTGAGTTCTATGAGGAGCTGGGCGCAGATACCATTGTCATAGATCCCGCCATCAACAGGGATTTCAGAAAACTTGAAGCTATTAAAGAGTCTGTGTCCTGCGGACTGAAACTGCTAGTGAACGAGGGATGTCTCTACCAGTGTCCTTTCAGGTATGCCCATTTCAATTTCTTCTCCCATGCCAACGGACCCGGACCGAAACTGAACGTGCTTGACGATTATTATTACTACAAATGCCTCTCCCTCAGGATCAACGACCCCCAGCAGCTTATCAAATCTCCATGGATAAGGCCGGAAGACCTGAAAGAATACGAGCACATCACGGACACCTTTAAGATAGGAGGCAGGACGCATTTCCCCAACTGGATACTCAACAACGTCAGGGCATATACAGGGAGGCACTATGACGGTAATCTGATGGACCTTCTTGATTGTCCCAAGGACATAAGGGACCTGTTCTATATACCGAACACAGAGCTGGAAGGTGCCATCTCCCAGTGGAAGCGTTGTGACAAAGTGTGCATCAGATGCGGATACTGCAGGAAACTTGCAGAGAAAGTGGTAAAGGTATATTCCGCAGGCAACACGCCGGAAGAACTGCAGCCATTGCATAAGAAGGGAAACATATGA
- a CDS encoding sugar phosphate isomerase/epimerase family protein, with amino-acid sequence MILGASSFAGSFSQIASEVESVELYIPKMGIYTDSLLRKDLLAGIIDELSTVDLYTSLHAPYFATSLTYPQDVLVDTANMDSSAFRLIRESIEMAGEFGSRAVVLHPGRVNGDREKAFGAMVRNLGILAQDAEEHSVILGLENKEGTDQGNLCIEAEELIRAVEEVNSDNLGITFDIGHANLTCGGNMMRLREFAGKIARHVVHVHVHDNRGIWLEQYDGDEHLAPGDGIIDYRVLSELTGYRGIFNMEVFSMEDVVKGKGTILNAVRIP; translated from the coding sequence ATGATACTCGGTGCCTCCTCCTTTGCAGGCAGTTTTTCACAGATAGCTTCAGAAGTGGAATCCGTTGAGCTCTATATCCCTAAAATGGGAATCTATACTGATTCGCTGCTCAGGAAGGATCTTCTTGCCGGGATAATTGATGAGCTGTCCACAGTAGACCTGTACACCTCCCTGCATGCTCCGTATTTCGCAACCTCACTCACGTATCCGCAGGATGTGCTGGTTGATACTGCAAATATGGACTCTTCAGCTTTTCGGCTTATCCGGGAATCCATAGAGATGGCCGGAGAGTTTGGCTCACGCGCAGTGGTACTGCATCCGGGCAGGGTGAACGGTGATCGGGAAAAGGCCTTCGGGGCCATGGTCCGCAATCTCGGGATACTCGCACAGGATGCAGAGGAGCACAGCGTGATACTGGGCCTTGAGAACAAGGAAGGTACCGATCAGGGAAATCTTTGCATTGAAGCTGAAGAGCTTATCAGGGCAGTAGAGGAGGTCAACTCCGACAACCTGGGAATCACCTTCGATATAGGGCACGCCAACCTGACCTGTGGTGGCAACATGATGAGACTGCGTGAGTTTGCAGGAAAGATAGCCCGTCATGTGGTGCACGTGCACGTGCATGACAACAGGGGCATCTGGCTTGAACAGTACGACGGCGACGAGCACCTGGCACCCGGGGACGGGATAATAGACTACAGGGTCCTCAGCGAACTGACAGGTTACAGAGGCATCTTTAATATGGAGGTATTCTCAATGGAAGACGTTGTTAAAGGTAAAGGGACGATCCTTAATGCGGTCCGCATACCCTAG
- a CDS encoding universal stress protein, with protein sequence MRILIPTDGSAYAENAAKVAARIAMKHEYQFIVLHVVPDKGVSRKTWRKQGAENALQSIKDTLVRMGCREEFIETLIMDGSAPEKIVEVAKERNVDRIVMGTQGKSGIKKFVGTVTEKVLQLSDVLVLVVPPNYSIITEP encoded by the coding sequence ATGAGAATCTTGATCCCCACAGACGGCTCAGCATATGCGGAGAACGCTGCAAAGGTCGCAGCCAGGATCGCGATGAAACACGAGTACCAGTTCATAGTGCTCCACGTGGTGCCGGATAAAGGAGTCTCAAGGAAGACATGGCGCAAGCAGGGAGCTGAGAATGCGCTTCAGTCCATCAAGGACACGCTTGTAAGGATGGGGTGCCGGGAGGAATTCATCGAGACCCTCATCATGGATGGCAGTGCTCCCGAAAAGATAGTTGAGGTGGCGAAGGAGCGCAACGTTGACAGAATAGTGATGGGAACTCAGGGAAAGAGCGGCATCAAGAAATTTGTGGGTACTGTGACCGAAAAGGTATTGCAGTTATCTGATGTGCTGGTGCTTGTTGTCCCACCTAATTATAGTATAATAACAGAGCCCTAG
- a CDS encoding DUF5806 family protein: protein MDSKSYSDVTRFLKKTTHLTAREWVTARLCADFKNLSNQSEMTWIGEKLPELVPFMEETYTRQEVSNARATFKKKVQKSGTTFFYAYYAGLISQEEMLELIHQIVRDIKNLMATEGSEIPEEHATEVQLLIAEVLRRINESLDED, encoded by the coding sequence ATGGATAGCAAGAGTTATTCAGATGTGACCCGCTTCCTCAAAAAGACCACACACCTCACTGCAAGGGAGTGGGTTACTGCCCGCCTGTGTGCAGATTTCAAGAACCTGTCCAACCAGTCCGAAATGACATGGATCGGTGAGAAGCTCCCTGAGCTGGTTCCTTTCATGGAGGAAACATATACCCGCCAGGAGGTATCCAATGCCCGCGCCACATTCAAGAAAAAGGTCCAGAAAAGCGGAACAACTTTCTTCTACGCATATTATGCAGGTCTGATAAGCCAGGAGGAAATGCTTGAACTGATCCATCAGATAGTCAGGGACATCAAAAACCTCATGGCAACGGAAGGGAGTGAGATTCCTGAGGAGCACGCAACAGAAGTGCAGTTGCTGATAGCTGAGGTGCTTCGCAGGATAAACGAGTCCCTTGACGAGGACTGA
- a CDS encoding signal recognition particle protein Srp19, whose protein sequence is MKDKGKLVIWPAYIDKNKSRSKGRIISRKSSVNEPTLQEIGLAAQKLGMNPEIEEDKAYPRSWWESKGRILIDDSAPKTALSRKIAAMIKDMRSGQVK, encoded by the coding sequence ATGAAGGATAAGGGAAAACTGGTCATCTGGCCTGCCTATATAGATAAGAACAAGTCCCGGAGTAAGGGGCGCATCATATCAAGGAAGTCTTCCGTGAATGAACCCACTCTGCAGGAGATTGGCCTTGCAGCCCAGAAGCTTGGGATGAACCCGGAGATCGAAGAAGATAAGGCCTATCCGAGGTCATGGTGGGAATCAAAGGGCAGGATACTGATTGATGATAGTGCGCCCAAGACCGCATTGTCCAGAAAGATAGCTGCCATGATCAAGGACATGCGATCCGGTCAGGTAAAGTAG
- a CDS encoding preprotein translocase subunit Sec61beta: protein MTKKKSSGSGLMSSAGLMRYYEADKRAIHINPKTVVATGVVIGLAILILDASFGIWPLP from the coding sequence ATGACTAAAAAGAAATCAAGCGGCAGCGGGCTGATGTCATCGGCCGGCCTCATGCGCTATTACGAGGCTGACAAGAGAGCAATACACATCAATCCAAAAACAGTTGTTGCCACAGGCGTGGTAATAGGCCTGGCAATACTCATACTGGATGCCAGCTTTGGGATATGGCCGCTTCCCTGA